The following are encoded together in the Lathyrus oleraceus cultivar Zhongwan6 chromosome 3, CAAS_Psat_ZW6_1.0, whole genome shotgun sequence genome:
- the LOC127128568 gene encoding polypyrimidine tract-binding protein homolog 1 isoform X1, whose protein sequence is MSTSTQHQFRYTQTPSKVLHLRNLPWECSEEELVELCSPFGRIVNTKCNVGANRNQAFVEFVDQNQAISMVSYYASSSEPAHVRGKTVYIQYSNRHEIVNNKSPGDIPGNVLLVTIEGVEAGDVSIDVIHLVFSAFGFVHKIATFEKTAGFQALIQFTDAETAASARDALDGRSIPRQNYFYTCFQIMSVLVICVFHTQHIKILISNFNQIAAGNDGSRDYTNPMLPVNHSAIEGAVQPTIGPDGKRIEPESNVLLASIENMQYAVTVEVINTVFSAFGTVQKIAMFEKNGQTQALVQYPDVTAAAAAREALEGHCIYDGGYCKLHLSYSRHTDLNVKAFSDKSRDYTVPHPSMLAAQGPPTVWHNPQAAPMYHTNSPGFQNQVPGGQGPAWDLTQHAVRPGYLSVPGAYPVQTGAYPTMPTYTSAAMPSASSPHAQSNHPGTPHNVNLQPSGGLTSGPGSSPFMVRPGAPPNVRPGGASPSGQHYYG, encoded by the exons ATGTCAACTTCAACGCAGCATCAGTTCCGATACACCCAAACCCCTTCCAAGGTTCTTCACCTTCGCAACCTTCCATGGGAGTGTTCAGAAGAAGAACTCGTTGAACTTTGTAGTCCCTTCGGTAGGATCGTCAACACCAAATGTAATGTCGGTGCTAATCGCAATCAGGCCTTCGTTGAATTT GTGGATCAAAATCAAGCAATTTCAATGGTTTCATATTATGCTTCATCTTCAGAGCCTGCCCATGTTCGTGGTAAAACTGTTTACATACAGTATTCTAATAGACACGAAATTGTCAACAATAAAAGCCCTGGAGATATTCCTGGAAATGTCTTGTTGGTAACTATTGAGGGCGTGGAAGCCGGGGATGTGAGCATTGATGTTATCCACTTG GTGTTTTCTGCTTTTGGCTTTGTTCACAAAATTGCTACATTTGAAAAGACAGCAGGTTTCCAG GCTCTGATTCAGTTCACTGATGCCGAGACTGCTGCTTCAGCTAGGGATGCACTGGATGGAAGAAGCATACCAAGGCAAAATTATTTTT ATACCTGCTTCCAGATCATGTCGGTTCTTGTAATTTGCGTATTTCATACTCAGCACATAAAGATCTTAATATCAAATTTCAATCAAATCGCAGCAGGTAATGATGGAAGCAG GGACTATACAAATCCTATGCTTCCTGTCAACCATAGTGCTATTGAGGGGGCAGTACAG CCTACTATAGGTCCTGATGGGAAGAGGATAGAACCGGAGAGCAATGTACTTTTGGCTTCCATTGAAAATATGCAGTATGCTGTTACTGTTGAAGTCATCAACACG GTGTTCTCTGCATTTGGTACTGTCCAGAAAATTGCTATGTTCGAAAAGAATGGTCAAACTCAGGCACTAGTTCAGTACCCTG ATGTTACAGCAGCAGCAGCTGCTAGAGAAGCTTTAGAGGGGCATTGCATTTATGATGGTGGCTATTGTAAGCTTCATCTATCATACTCTCGTCATACTGATCTCAATGTAAAG GCTTTCAGTGACAAAAGTAGAGACTACACAGTTCCACATCCTAGTATGCTTGCAGCACAAGGTCCTCCAACAGTATGGCATAATCCTCAGGCTGCCCCCATGTACCATACCAATTCTCCTGGTTTTCAAAATCAAGTGCCCGGAGGACAAGGGCCGGCATGGGATCTAACTCAGCATGCAGTTAGACCGGGTTATTTATCTGTTCCCGGTGCTTATCCTGTTCAAACTGGTGCTTATCCTACTATGCCCACCTATACGTCCGCAGCTATGCCTTCCGCTTCTTCACCTCATGCTCAAAGCAACCATCCCGGGACTCCACACAATGTAAATTTACAGCCTAGTGGTGGTTTAACTTCCGGTCCTGGTTCCTCGCCTTTCATGGTTCGGCCCGGGGCTCCGCCAAATGTTAGACCTGGTGGTGCTTCACCTTCAGGTCAGCATTATTATGGTTAG
- the LOC127128568 gene encoding polypyrimidine tract-binding protein homolog 1 isoform X2, whose translation MSTSTQHQFRYTQTPSKVLHLRNLPWECSEEELVELCSPFGRIVNTKCNVGANRNQAFVEFVDQNQAISMVSYYASSSEPAHVRGKTVYIQYSNRHEIVNNKSPGDIPGNVLLVTIEGVEAGDVSIDVIHLVFSAFGFVHKIATFEKTAGFQALIQFTDAETAASARDALDGRSIPRYLLPDHVGSCNLRISYSAHKDLNIKFQSNRSRDYTNPMLPVNHSAIEGAVQPTIGPDGKRIEPESNVLLASIENMQYAVTVEVINTVFSAFGTVQKIAMFEKNGQTQALVQYPDVTAAAAAREALEGHCIYDGGYCKLHLSYSRHTDLNVKAFSDKSRDYTVPHPSMLAAQGPPTVWHNPQAAPMYHTNSPGFQNQVPGGQGPAWDLTQHAVRPGYLSVPGAYPVQTGAYPTMPTYTSAAMPSASSPHAQSNHPGTPHNVNLQPSGGLTSGPGSSPFMVRPGAPPNVRPGGASPSGQHYYG comes from the exons ATGTCAACTTCAACGCAGCATCAGTTCCGATACACCCAAACCCCTTCCAAGGTTCTTCACCTTCGCAACCTTCCATGGGAGTGTTCAGAAGAAGAACTCGTTGAACTTTGTAGTCCCTTCGGTAGGATCGTCAACACCAAATGTAATGTCGGTGCTAATCGCAATCAGGCCTTCGTTGAATTT GTGGATCAAAATCAAGCAATTTCAATGGTTTCATATTATGCTTCATCTTCAGAGCCTGCCCATGTTCGTGGTAAAACTGTTTACATACAGTATTCTAATAGACACGAAATTGTCAACAATAAAAGCCCTGGAGATATTCCTGGAAATGTCTTGTTGGTAACTATTGAGGGCGTGGAAGCCGGGGATGTGAGCATTGATGTTATCCACTTG GTGTTTTCTGCTTTTGGCTTTGTTCACAAAATTGCTACATTTGAAAAGACAGCAGGTTTCCAG GCTCTGATTCAGTTCACTGATGCCGAGACTGCTGCTTCAGCTAGGGATGCACTGGATGGAAGAAGCATACCAAG ATACCTGCTTCCAGATCATGTCGGTTCTTGTAATTTGCGTATTTCATACTCAGCACATAAAGATCTTAATATCAAATTTCAATCAAATCGCAGCAG GGACTATACAAATCCTATGCTTCCTGTCAACCATAGTGCTATTGAGGGGGCAGTACAG CCTACTATAGGTCCTGATGGGAAGAGGATAGAACCGGAGAGCAATGTACTTTTGGCTTCCATTGAAAATATGCAGTATGCTGTTACTGTTGAAGTCATCAACACG GTGTTCTCTGCATTTGGTACTGTCCAGAAAATTGCTATGTTCGAAAAGAATGGTCAAACTCAGGCACTAGTTCAGTACCCTG ATGTTACAGCAGCAGCAGCTGCTAGAGAAGCTTTAGAGGGGCATTGCATTTATGATGGTGGCTATTGTAAGCTTCATCTATCATACTCTCGTCATACTGATCTCAATGTAAAG GCTTTCAGTGACAAAAGTAGAGACTACACAGTTCCACATCCTAGTATGCTTGCAGCACAAGGTCCTCCAACAGTATGGCATAATCCTCAGGCTGCCCCCATGTACCATACCAATTCTCCTGGTTTTCAAAATCAAGTGCCCGGAGGACAAGGGCCGGCATGGGATCTAACTCAGCATGCAGTTAGACCGGGTTATTTATCTGTTCCCGGTGCTTATCCTGTTCAAACTGGTGCTTATCCTACTATGCCCACCTATACGTCCGCAGCTATGCCTTCCGCTTCTTCACCTCATGCTCAAAGCAACCATCCCGGGACTCCACACAATGTAAATTTACAGCCTAGTGGTGGTTTAACTTCCGGTCCTGGTTCCTCGCCTTTCATGGTTCGGCCCGGGGCTCCGCCAAATGTTAGACCTGGTGGTGCTTCACCTTCAGGTCAGCATTATTATGGTTAG